Proteins from one Cryptomeria japonica chromosome 4, Sugi_1.0, whole genome shotgun sequence genomic window:
- the LOC131874978 gene encoding uncharacterized protein LOC131874978, which produces MNNEEISETQQKNKEIGGKAIYGQTECCCVPENEIYLKSNGDEVGDIDYTPRTNRSDFFDAEDGCVVSYSDNLVNVLFSDLPNDDDPGQSSRSYNSRTHAELDILRSKISMEIGRRVRAEEALSLWQNLWQEMIERFSLSGVSLPSIEIDGNRLASFVDDVCGQFTIARTVPNAAGRASIRAETEHEMKIQIDNKNSEISRLRHELQYYELVNREMSQRNQEAKE; this is translated from the exons ATGAACAATGAAGAAATTAGTGAAACCCAACAAAAAAATAAGGAAATTGGGGGTAAGGCCATCTATGGACAGACTGAATGTTGTTGTGTGCCGGAAAATGAAATCTATTTGAAGAGCAATGGTGATGAAGTAGGTGATATCGACTATACTCCAAGAACAAATCGAAGTGATTTCTTTGATGCAGAGGATG GATGTGTAGTCTCTTACAGTGATAATTTGGTGAACGTTCTGTTCTCGG ATCTCCCCAATGATGATGATCCGGGGCAATCCTCAAGGAGCTACAATTCACGGACACATGCTGAACTCGATATCCTAAGATCAAAAATTTCTATGGAGATAGGACGGCGAGTAAGGGCAGAAGAAGCTTTATCACTTTGGCAGAACCTTTGGCAGGAAATGATAGAGAGATTTTCATTGAGTGGGGTGTCATTACCATCaatagaaattgatggaaataGATTGGCTAGCTTTGTTGACGATGTCTGTGGTCAGTTCACCATTGCAAGGACCGTGCCAAATGCTGCTGGAAGGGCATCGATAAGAGCAGAAACAGAACATGAGATGAAGATCCAGATTGATAATAAAAATTCTGAGATTTCAAGGTTACGTCATGAACTGCAGTACTATGAGTTGGTCAATCGCGAAATGTCTCAACGGAATCAAGAAGCCAAAG AATAA
- the LOC131874979 gene encoding uncharacterized protein LOC131874979, protein MEGNACDTINVADDSQVKNVFIGKTYTSQERNGILKNVRDFPDVTAWSYEDLKTYDTAIITHTIPLKPGSKLDLNRASEKDNYPLPLLDEVLQIVNRSQMMSFLDGYSDYNQVLVEPEDRLKTAFTTKWGTFAYKRMPFGLINVRATFQRAMDIAFRDLIGKCIIIYMDDITFFSRKREDHVDDLRKVFQRCKSYSVSLNPKKCIFGVMEGKLLGHVISEKGISIDPDRVKAISTINLPASKKELKSFFSKINFVRKFIIGFTEIVRPLNEMLKKDAKIEWSTQAKRAFEEIKLAIVEAPALAQTLAVDGPRLIQQVYELDDVTLDGWNKEILTYLLNKKCRARMTPTQKRALRIKCQHYMLQGSILYRRNHEGIYLRCVGKEEAKQIIEHFHSKFGTRHGANLAIAHQILRAGYYWPTLFKDTFDHVKTCHTCQVTTFREKNPTMPLNPMIEARPFAKWGMDFIGVINPASSAQHRYIITATNYCTRWLKAQALKAKL, encoded by the exons ATGGAAGGAAATGCATGTGACACAATCAATGTTGCTGATGATAGTCAAGTTAAGAATGTGTTCATTGGTAAAACCTACACTTCGCAAGAAAGAAATGGTATCTTGAAAAATGTAAGAGATTTTCCAGATGTCACTGcttggagctatgaagatctcaagacttatGATACTGCAATCATTACTCACACAATCcctttgaagccaggaagcaaact gGATCTCAACCGAGCCTCAGAAAAGGATAATTATCCACTACCATTGCTGGATGAAGTATTGCAGATTGTCAACAGGTCACAGATGATGTCATTTCTGGATGGATATTCAGATTATAATCAAGTATTGGTTGAACCTGAAGATCGACTGAAGACCGctttcactaccaagtggggaacatttgcatacaaaaggaTGCCTTTTGGGCTTATCAATGTCAGGGCCacctttcaaagagccatggatattgcTTTCAGAGACTTAATTGGGAAATGTATTATCATATACATGGATGATATCACATTTTTCTCTAGGAAAAGGGAAGATCATGTAGATGATTTAAGAAAAGTCTTCCAGAGGTGCAAAAGTTACAGCGTTtctctcaatcctaagaaatgtataTTTGGGGTAATGGAAGGGAAGCTGCTTGGACATGTCATTTCTGAGAAAGGAATCTCTATCGATCCTGATAGGGTGAaggctatatcaaccatcaacctacCAGCCAGTAAGAAGGAACTCAAATCATTCTTCAGcaagatcaattttgtcagaaaattcatcATAGGGTTTACTGAGATAGTCAGGCCTTtgaatgaaatgttgaagaaggatgCAAAAATAGAATGGTCAACGCAGGCCAAAAGGGCATTTGAGGAGATAAAGTTGGCAATCGTGGAAGCACCA GCTTTAGCTCAGACACTGGCAGTTGACGGGCCCAGATTAATCCAACAAGTTTATGAATTGGATGATGTCACCCTAGATGGATGGAACAAGGAAATTTTGACTTACCTGCTCAACAAGAAATGTCGTGCTCGTATGACACCCACTCAAAAAAGAGCATTAAGGATAAAGTGTCAGCATTATATGCTTCAAGGATCCATCTTATATCGCAGGAATCATGAGGGAATATATCTTAGGTGTGTTGGCAAAGAAGAAGCCAAAcaaataattgaacattttcaCTCCAAGTTTGGTACAAGACATGGTGCTAATCTAGCCATAGCTCATCAAATCTTGAGGGCAGGATACTACTGGCCCACACTATTCAAAGACACATTTGATCATGTCAAGACTTGTCACACTTGCCAAGTCACCACTTTTAGAGAGAAGAATCCTACCATGCCACTCAATCCAATGATTGAAGCAAGACCATTTGcaaaatggggaatggattttattggtgtcatcaaccctgCATCTTCAGCACAACACAGGTATATCATCACTGCTACcaattattgtaccagatggttgAAGGCTCAAGCTCTCAAG GCTAAGCTGTGA